One window from the genome of Enterobacter asburiae encodes:
- a CDS encoding nickel/cobalt transporter, whose translation MTTQRLARDWRLPTAGVMLLAILFAGFTLHAHWNAFIQWCLATQITLHRYLVMYLLQLNNHQYSGGLWLLTGAFLYGVLHAIGPGHGKFIVTTYLTTNKESELAARVVPFLGSLMQGVSAILFVFILAVGFNLASGDISTSRWYVEKISAVLIGAFGAFVIYQALKSLRPHRLTISAIKPLHQHDEHCGCGHHGVGANLTQGDWKTRLGVILAIGARPCSGAIMILMFSNALGIVTWGVAAVMTMSLGTALSIVGLSLAVRYARERTVSWFGESASLRWLVPAVKIAGGIVLILFATVLFLTVIPISANGDYIAAGC comes from the coding sequence ATGACCACACAACGCCTTGCCCGTGACTGGCGTCTCCCTACTGCAGGAGTGATGCTGCTGGCAATCCTCTTTGCCGGTTTTACCCTGCATGCGCACTGGAACGCTTTTATCCAGTGGTGTCTCGCCACACAAATTACGCTGCACCGTTATCTGGTGATGTATCTGCTGCAGCTTAATAACCACCAGTACAGCGGCGGATTATGGCTGTTAACGGGGGCTTTCCTTTATGGTGTCCTTCACGCCATCGGACCCGGGCACGGAAAATTCATTGTGACGACCTATCTGACCACCAATAAGGAAAGCGAGCTGGCCGCCCGGGTCGTCCCCTTCCTGGGTAGCCTGATGCAGGGCGTGAGCGCCATTCTGTTTGTCTTTATTCTGGCGGTGGGGTTTAACCTCGCCTCAGGGGATATCAGTACCAGCCGCTGGTACGTGGAGAAGATAAGCGCAGTGCTTATTGGCGCTTTTGGCGCGTTTGTTATTTATCAGGCGCTGAAGAGCCTGCGTCCACACAGGTTAACGATCTCAGCCATCAAGCCGCTTCATCAGCACGATGAACACTGTGGCTGCGGTCATCATGGCGTGGGGGCAAACCTGACACAAGGCGACTGGAAAACGCGCCTGGGCGTCATTCTGGCGATTGGCGCACGCCCGTGCAGCGGGGCGATCATGATCCTGATGTTTTCGAACGCGCTGGGCATTGTCACCTGGGGGGTGGCCGCAGTCATGACCATGTCTTTGGGAACCGCGCTCTCTATCGTGGGGCTTTCACTGGCAGTACGCTACGCCCGCGAGCGCACGGTGAGCTGGTTCGGAGAAAGCGCCTCATTAAGATGGCTCGTACCGGCAGTCAAAATAGCCGGAGGGATAGTCCTGATCCTGTTCGCAACGGTGCTGTTCCTGACGGTGATCCCCATCAGCGCCAATGGCGACTACATCGCTGCTGGATGCTAA
- the proP gene encoding glycine betaine/L-proline transporter ProP: MLRRKKIKPITLRDVTIIDDAKLRKAITAASLGNAMEWFDFGVYGFVAYALGKVFFPGADPSLQMIAALGTFSVPFLIRPLGGLFFGMLGDKYGRQKILAITIVIMSISTFCIGLIPSYATIGIWAPILLLICKMAQGFSVGGEYTGASIFVAEYSPDRKRGFMGSWLDFGSIAGFVMGAGVVVLISTVVGEDNFLDWGWRIPFFLALPLGIIGLYLRHALEETPAFQQHVEKLEQGDREGLQDGPKVSFKEIATKHWRSLLTCIGLVISTNVTYYMLLTYMPSYLSHNLHYSEDHGVLIIIAIMVGMLFVQPIMGLLSDRFGRRPFIILGSVALFALAIPAFILINSNVLGLIFAGLLLLAVILNCFIGVMASTLPAMFPTHIRYSALAAAFNISVLIAGLTPTLAASLVESTQNLMMPAYYLMVIAVIGLITGITMKETANRPLKGATPAASDIQEAKEILREHYDNVEQKIEDIDAEIEELQKKRSRLVDQHPRINE; the protein is encoded by the coding sequence ATGCTAAGAAGGAAAAAGATTAAACCCATCACGCTTCGCGACGTCACCATTATTGATGACGCAAAGCTGCGTAAAGCCATTACCGCAGCCTCGCTCGGTAATGCGATGGAATGGTTCGATTTTGGTGTCTACGGCTTTGTGGCCTATGCGTTAGGTAAAGTGTTTTTCCCCGGGGCCGATCCCAGCCTGCAGATGATTGCCGCACTGGGTACGTTCTCCGTTCCCTTCCTGATTCGCCCGCTGGGCGGTCTATTCTTCGGTATGCTCGGCGATAAATATGGTCGTCAGAAGATCCTGGCCATCACCATCGTCATTATGTCGATCAGTACATTCTGTATCGGCCTCATACCGTCTTACGCCACCATCGGCATTTGGGCACCCATTCTCCTGCTGATTTGTAAGATGGCGCAGGGCTTCTCCGTGGGCGGTGAATATACCGGTGCCTCGATCTTCGTTGCCGAGTATTCCCCGGACCGTAAGCGCGGTTTTATGGGGAGCTGGCTGGACTTTGGCTCGATTGCCGGGTTTGTTATGGGCGCGGGCGTAGTGGTGCTGATTTCAACCGTGGTGGGCGAAGATAACTTCCTCGACTGGGGCTGGCGTATCCCGTTCTTCCTGGCATTGCCGCTGGGGATTATTGGTCTCTACCTGCGTCATGCGCTTGAGGAGACGCCCGCGTTCCAGCAGCACGTCGAAAAACTGGAACAGGGTGACCGCGAAGGGCTGCAGGATGGTCCGAAGGTGTCGTTCAAAGAGATTGCCACTAAGCACTGGCGCAGCCTGCTGACCTGTATTGGCCTGGTGATTTCGACCAACGTGACCTACTACATGCTGTTGACCTACATGCCGAGCTATCTGTCGCATAACCTGCACTACTCGGAAGATCACGGTGTGCTGATTATTATCGCCATCATGGTCGGTATGCTGTTTGTGCAGCCGATTATGGGCCTGTTGAGCGACCGTTTTGGCCGTCGACCGTTCATTATTCTGGGAAGCGTTGCGCTGTTTGCTCTGGCCATTCCGGCATTTATTCTGATCAACAGTAATGTGCTGGGGCTGATTTTTGCCGGTCTGCTGCTGCTGGCGGTGATCCTTAACTGCTTTATCGGGGTGATGGCCTCAACGTTGCCCGCGATGTTCCCGACGCATATTCGCTACAGTGCGCTGGCCGCGGCCTTTAACATCTCGGTGCTGATTGCCGGTCTGACCCCGACGCTTGCCGCCTCGCTGGTAGAGAGCACGCAGAACCTGATGATGCCGGCTTATTACCTGATGGTGATCGCGGTGATTGGTTTAATTACCGGTATTACCATGAAGGAGACGGCGAACCGTCCTCTGAAAGGTGCAACGCCTGCGGCGTCTGATATCCAGGAAGCGAAAGAGATCCTGCGTGAGCACTACGACAACGTAGAGCAGAAGATTGAGGATATTGACGCAGAAATTGAAGAGCTGCAGAAAAAACGCTCCCGACTGGTGGACCAGCATCCACGCATCAACGAGTAA
- the kdgT gene encoding 2-keto-3-deoxygluconate transporter, protein MKIKATIERIPGGMMLVPLVLGAILNTLAPDTGAYFGGFTKGMITGTVPILAVWFFCIGASINLRATGTVIRKSGTLVITKIAVAWAVAMICAMFIPEDGIQTGFFAGLSVLAIVSAMDMTNGGLYASLMNQYGTKEESGAFVLMSLESGPLMTMLILGSAGLASFEPHHFVGAILPFLIGFALGNLDHDLRDFFSKATPVLIPFFGFALGNTINLKVILDTGLLGIVLGVAVIVITGIPLIIADRVIGGGNGTAGVAASSAAGAAVANPVIIAQINPAFEPVAASATALVAASVIVTAILVPIITALYAKRYGNMPETQPEPKPIEMNH, encoded by the coding sequence ATGAAGATTAAAGCCACGATAGAACGCATACCTGGCGGTATGATGCTGGTTCCGCTGGTGCTGGGCGCGATCCTGAATACCCTTGCTCCCGATACCGGAGCTTATTTTGGCGGTTTCACAAAAGGCATGATAACAGGCACGGTTCCCATTCTTGCCGTCTGGTTTTTTTGTATCGGCGCATCTATTAATTTGCGGGCAACGGGTACTGTAATACGCAAATCCGGCACGCTGGTGATAACCAAAATAGCCGTAGCCTGGGCGGTAGCAATGATATGTGCAATGTTCATTCCGGAGGATGGAATTCAGACCGGGTTCTTCGCGGGATTATCGGTCCTGGCGATTGTCTCGGCGATGGATATGACCAACGGCGGATTGTACGCCAGCCTGATGAACCAGTACGGGACGAAAGAAGAGTCCGGCGCATTTGTGTTGATGTCTCTGGAGTCCGGCCCGCTGATGACGATGCTGATCCTGGGGTCTGCTGGCCTGGCCTCGTTTGAACCTCACCACTTTGTCGGCGCGATCCTGCCCTTCCTGATCGGTTTCGCCCTTGGCAATCTCGATCACGATCTGCGTGATTTCTTTAGCAAAGCCACGCCGGTGCTGATCCCGTTCTTCGGTTTCGCACTGGGGAACACCATCAACCTGAAGGTCATTCTCGATACCGGCCTGCTGGGTATTGTGCTGGGTGTCGCCGTGATCGTCATCACCGGTATTCCGCTGATTATTGCCGACCGCGTAATCGGAGGAGGAAACGGCACGGCCGGCGTCGCCGCCTCTTCAGCCGCGGGCGCAGCCGTCGCAAACCCGGTGATTATTGCCCAAATTAACCCGGCCTTCGAACCGGTGGCCGCTTCAGCGACGGCGCTGGTTGCCGCGAGCGTGATTGTCACCGCGATACTGGTCCCCATCATCACGGCGCTGTATGCGAAACGCTACGGGAATATGCCAGAGACCCAGCCTGAGCCTAAACCAATAGAAATGAATCATTAA
- a CDS encoding IS481 family transposase — protein MPWDARDTMSLRTEFVLFASQDGANIRSLCRHYGISPATAYKWLRRWAEKGAAGLQDRPRIPHHSPNRSSDDITALLRMAHDRHERWGARKIKRWLEDRGHRMPAFSTVHNLMARHGLLPGASPGISPTGRFEHDAPNRLWQMDFKGHFPFGGGRCHPLTLLDDHSRFSLCLAHCTDERRETVQQQLVSVFERYGLPDRMTMDNGSPWGDTTGTWTALELWLMRHGIRVGHSRPYHPQTQGKLERFHRSLKAEVLQGKWFADSGELQRAFDHWRTVYNLERPHEALDMAVPGSRYQPSARQYSGNTTPPEYDEGVMVRKVDISGKLSVKGVSLSAGKAFRGERVGLKEMREDGSYEVWWYSTKVGVIDLRKKSITMGKGC, from the coding sequence ATGCCCTGGGATGCGAGAGATACCATGTCATTACGTACCGAGTTTGTTTTGTTCGCCTCGCAGGACGGGGCGAACATCCGTTCCCTCTGCCGTCACTACGGCATTTCACCTGCCACCGCCTACAAGTGGCTTCGCCGCTGGGCGGAGAAAGGTGCCGCCGGCCTTCAGGACCGGCCCCGTATACCGCACCATTCCCCGAACCGCTCATCTGACGACATCACCGCCCTGCTGCGCATGGCACATGACCGCCATGAACGCTGGGGAGCCCGCAAGATAAAGCGCTGGCTCGAGGACCGGGGGCACCGCATGCCCGCCTTCAGCACCGTCCATAACCTGATGGCCCGCCATGGCCTGCTGCCGGGCGCTTCACCGGGTATTTCCCCCACGGGACGGTTCGAACATGATGCGCCGAACCGCCTCTGGCAGATGGATTTTAAGGGCCACTTTCCCTTTGGCGGCGGCCGCTGCCATCCGCTCACCCTGCTGGACGACCACTCCCGTTTTTCCCTGTGCCTGGCGCACTGTACTGATGAACGCCGCGAGACCGTGCAGCAGCAGCTTGTCAGCGTGTTTGAGCGTTACGGCCTGCCGGACCGGATGACGATGGATAACGGCTCACCGTGGGGCGACACCACCGGCACCTGGACGGCGCTGGAGCTGTGGCTGATGCGCCACGGTATCCGGGTGGGGCACTCCCGGCCTTATCATCCGCAGACGCAGGGCAAGCTGGAGCGTTTTCACCGCAGCCTGAAGGCGGAAGTGCTGCAGGGAAAATGGTTCGCAGACAGCGGTGAGCTGCAGCGCGCCTTCGACCACTGGCGCACGGTGTACAACCTTGAACGCCCGCACGAGGCGCTGGATATGGCGGTACCGGGCTCGCGGTATCAGCCGTCAGCGCGGCAGTACAGCGGCAACACAACGCCCCCGGAATACGACGAGGGCGTGATGGTCAGGAAGGTGGATATCAGCGGAAAGCTGAGCGTGAAAGGGGTAAGTCTGAGCGCAGGCAAGGCGTTCAGGGGAGAACGGGTCGGGCTGAAGGAGATGCGGGAAGACGGCAGCTACGAGGTGTGGTGGTACAGCACGAAAGTGGGGGTGATCGACCTGAGGAAAAAGTCGATCACCATGGGTAAAGGATGTTAA
- a CDS encoding diguanylate cyclase regulator RdcB family protein, with protein MTTPLLDGPGRTLECINPKFMVDLVQGGDAARHPHLGPQQLQFRERLTQEIMTHTRLRPWAMAGMLNENAALRLGLAEKLAGMLDPGHLALTLMAEKLIALRQQTNPRAPQSPGLMQQYAELASHFTQRAAYKEKALTQRGLTVQAGEHSEQIFTRWRAGHYDGWSLAGRCFIVLEELRWGAFGDACRLANEDVAAMLKDNLRSMAANYLAQGINASPTTRHFYHQWLTTPASPGLIDHKDMLGWLGDWCQADQHPVSWSVTQNWQTVALGMPRLCSAKRLVDAMVEEIFG; from the coding sequence ATGACAACACCACTACTGGACGGCCCCGGGCGAACGCTGGAGTGTATTAATCCAAAATTTATGGTCGATCTGGTGCAGGGGGGAGACGCGGCGCGTCATCCTCACCTGGGACCACAACAGCTTCAGTTTCGCGAGCGTTTGACTCAGGAAATCATGACGCATACCCGGCTACGCCCCTGGGCGATGGCGGGTATGCTCAATGAAAATGCAGCGCTGCGCCTGGGGCTGGCGGAAAAACTGGCCGGCATGCTGGATCCGGGTCATCTGGCGCTGACGCTGATGGCAGAGAAGCTGATTGCTTTGCGCCAGCAGACGAACCCGCGCGCCCCGCAATCGCCCGGGCTGATGCAGCAGTACGCTGAACTCGCCTCTCATTTTACCCAACGCGCAGCATATAAAGAAAAGGCGCTGACCCAGCGAGGGCTCACGGTGCAGGCGGGCGAGCACAGTGAGCAGATTTTTACCCGCTGGCGGGCCGGGCATTATGATGGCTGGTCGCTGGCCGGGCGCTGTTTTATCGTGCTGGAAGAGCTTCGCTGGGGGGCATTTGGTGATGCATGCCGCCTCGCGAATGAAGATGTGGCGGCAATGCTTAAGGATAACCTGCGCAGCATGGCGGCTAACTATCTGGCGCAGGGCATTAATGCATCCCCCACGACCCGCCATTTCTATCACCAGTGGCTGACAACGCCTGCCTCTCCGGGTTTAATCGATCATAAAGACATGCTGGGGTGGCTGGGGGACTGGTGTCAGGCGGATCAACATCCGGTGAGCTGGTCAGTCACGCAAAACTGGCAGACCGTCGCGCTGGGTATGCCAAGGCTCTGTTCGGCAAAACGGCTGGTGGACGCGATGGTGGAAGAGATTTTTGGGTAA
- the crfC gene encoding clamp-binding protein CrfC: protein MHTQTIFELSQEAERLLQLALQNLDTLKSMPTAMLESTAAAITGEKNNVLPLHFSARGVEAQQAMLNNELRKITRLEMVLAIVGTMKAGKSTTINAIVGTEVLPNRNRPMTALPTLIRHTPGQKDPVLHFSHASPIDDLIQLLQKKLCDYDRGKLAQHLEIDKDMNTLLERIEKGEAFEKHHLGAQPIFHCLKSLNDLVRLSQALGVEFPFSEYAAIEHIPVIEVEFVHLAGLDAHLGQLTLLDTPGPNEAGQPHLQKMLNEQLSRASAVLAVMDYTQLKSISDEEVRQAISAAGKSVPLYALVNKFDQKDRNSDDEEQIRAMISGTLMKGNISPGQIYPVSSMWAYLANRARYEMTTHGQLPDHQEQPWVQDFAEAALGRRWRTADLDDIDHIRHSADLLWEDSLFEQPIRKLIYAAYANASLYALRSASHKLLNYAQNAREYLDFRYQGLTVAFEALEVNIARLEEDMALLQTRQSVVSDEVKHEVEEALNATADFMGAQKTALNQAIGEVFSAQHIRDLAGIDRQTPHGDELKQLVLDDEGQAQIALSKIRSSCERVMLDAQTKICRELALRFDQLESTLARSLNEAMRPIETRIKEHLSHAGFRARISFPAFQASQLNFNTRALFNDAIAQDDSQAGPPSGGGSMRETVSRWLNNPGWGWDEYVETRTRYVIDIAQLHDKFKQHIEQFCEQIRKALSAQVDVSVTAGMATFFAEFSLCLTGLQESLRDSLAVRQQNEHSTRALCQLLKQSITTATWIQEDTRLLRDDIQTLFAAEQP from the coding sequence ATGCACACACAGACCATTTTTGAATTAAGCCAGGAAGCTGAGCGTTTGTTACAGCTCGCCCTGCAAAATCTTGATACGTTGAAATCAATGCCGACTGCGATGCTGGAGAGCACAGCGGCAGCCATTACGGGTGAAAAGAACAACGTTTTACCTTTGCATTTTAGTGCGCGCGGTGTCGAAGCGCAGCAGGCGATGCTGAATAATGAATTACGGAAAATAACCCGGCTGGAAATGGTCCTCGCTATTGTTGGCACCATGAAAGCGGGGAAATCGACCACCATTAATGCGATTGTGGGTACCGAAGTGTTGCCGAACCGCAATCGTCCGATGACGGCGCTACCTACCCTGATTCGCCATACGCCGGGTCAGAAGGACCCGGTGCTGCATTTCTCACATGCCTCGCCGATTGATGATTTGATTCAACTGCTTCAGAAAAAGCTATGCGATTACGATCGCGGAAAGCTGGCCCAGCATCTGGAAATTGATAAAGACATGAATACGCTGCTGGAGCGCATTGAAAAAGGAGAAGCTTTTGAGAAGCATCACCTGGGCGCGCAGCCGATATTTCATTGTCTGAAAAGCCTTAACGACCTGGTGAGACTTTCCCAGGCGCTAGGCGTGGAGTTTCCCTTCTCTGAATATGCCGCCATCGAACATATTCCGGTGATTGAAGTGGAGTTCGTGCATCTTGCGGGTCTGGATGCTCACCTCGGACAGCTGACGCTGCTCGATACGCCCGGGCCGAATGAGGCCGGACAGCCGCATCTGCAAAAAATGCTCAACGAACAGTTGTCCCGCGCGTCGGCTGTGCTGGCCGTGATGGATTATACCCAGCTTAAATCCATCTCTGATGAAGAAGTCCGCCAGGCCATCTCCGCGGCGGGAAAATCAGTGCCGCTGTATGCGCTGGTCAATAAGTTCGATCAGAAAGATCGCAATAGCGACGATGAAGAGCAGATCCGGGCGATGATCTCCGGCACCTTAATGAAAGGCAATATTTCGCCTGGCCAGATCTACCCCGTCTCCTCCATGTGGGCGTATCTGGCGAACCGCGCTCGCTACGAGATGACTACCCACGGACAGCTGCCGGATCATCAGGAGCAACCCTGGGTGCAGGATTTTGCCGAAGCGGCGCTTGGGCGGCGCTGGCGTACGGCGGACCTGGACGATATCGATCATATTCGTCATTCTGCCGATTTGCTCTGGGAAGATTCGCTCTTTGAACAACCTATACGCAAGCTGATTTACGCAGCCTATGCCAATGCCTCGCTTTACGCGCTGCGTTCGGCCTCGCATAAGCTGCTTAATTACGCACAAAATGCCCGGGAGTACCTCGACTTCCGCTATCAGGGTCTGACGGTTGCCTTTGAGGCGCTGGAAGTGAATATCGCACGTCTGGAAGAGGACATGGCGCTTCTGCAGACGCGCCAGAGCGTGGTGAGCGATGAGGTGAAACATGAAGTTGAGGAGGCGCTGAACGCCACTGCGGACTTTATGGGGGCCCAAAAAACCGCGCTTAACCAGGCGATTGGCGAGGTGTTCAGCGCTCAGCATATTCGTGATTTGGCAGGCATCGATCGGCAGACCCCTCACGGTGACGAGCTGAAGCAGCTGGTTCTGGACGACGAAGGGCAGGCGCAGATTGCGCTGAGTAAAATCCGCTCCTCCTGCGAGCGGGTGATGCTGGATGCGCAGACGAAGATTTGCCGGGAGCTGGCGTTACGCTTCGACCAGCTTGAGTCTACGCTGGCGCGCTCCCTGAACGAGGCCATGCGTCCCATCGAAACGCGTATTAAAGAGCATCTGAGCCATGCGGGTTTTCGGGCGAGAATCAGTTTTCCGGCGTTTCAGGCAAGCCAGCTTAATTTCAATACGCGGGCGCTGTTTAATGATGCGATTGCGCAGGATGACAGCCAGGCAGGCCCGCCATCGGGTGGGGGCAGCATGCGAGAGACGGTCTCTCGCTGGCTCAATAATCCAGGTTGGGGCTGGGATGAGTATGTGGAAACGCGCACGCGCTATGTTATCGACATTGCGCAGCTACATGACAAATTTAAGCAACATATTGAACAGTTTTGTGAACAAATACGTAAAGCTTTGTCCGCGCAGGTCGATGTCTCTGTTACGGCAGGAATGGCAACGTTCTTTGCAGAATTTTCGTTGTGCCTGACCGGGTTACAGGAAAGCTTGCGTGATAGCCTCGCAGTGCGTCAACAGAATGAGCATTCTACCCGAGCGCTCTGCCAGCTGTTGAAGCAAAGTATCACTACTGCGACGTGGATACAGGAAGATACCCGACTGTTACGCGATGATATTCAAACTCTATTCGCGGCAGAGCAACCATGA
- a CDS encoding zinc ribbon domain-containing protein YjdM, with product MSLPHCPKCNSEYTYEDNGMFICPECAHEWNDAEPSHDADALVVKDANGNLLADGDSVTVVKDLKVKGSSSMLKIGTKVKNIRLVEGDHNIDCKIDGFGPMKLKSEFVKKN from the coding sequence ATGTCACTCCCACATTGCCCAAAATGCAATTCTGAATACACCTATGAAGATAATGGCATGTTCATCTGCCCGGAATGCGCTCACGAATGGAATGATGCCGAACCATCACATGATGCTGATGCACTTGTCGTAAAAGATGCGAACGGCAATCTGCTGGCGGACGGCGACAGCGTAACCGTGGTTAAAGATCTGAAAGTGAAAGGCAGTTCTTCCATGCTGAAGATTGGCACCAAAGTGAAGAATATCCGTCTGGTTGAAGGCGATCATAATATCGACTGCAAAATTGACGGCTTCGGTCCGATGAAGCTGAAATCCGAGTTCGTGAAAAAGAACTGA
- the yjdN gene encoding VOC family metalloprotein YjdN, with the protein MPLSPYISFAGNCAEATSFYQQAVGAELLYKITFGEMPKSDNSDEGCPSGMQFPDSAIAHSNVRIAGSDIMMSDGMPPGSNAQYAGFTLVLDTQDVNEGKRWFDNLAAGGNIEMAWQETFWAHGFGKVTDKYGVPWMINVVKQHQTS; encoded by the coding sequence ATGCCGTTAAGTCCCTACATCTCTTTCGCCGGCAACTGTGCAGAAGCCACTTCTTTCTACCAGCAAGCCGTCGGCGCAGAACTCCTCTATAAAATCACCTTCGGCGAAATGCCAAAAAGCGATAACAGCGATGAAGGCTGTCCGTCCGGTATGCAATTTCCGGATTCGGCTATCGCTCACTCCAACGTTCGCATTGCGGGCAGCGATATCATGATGAGCGACGGGATGCCGCCGGGCAGCAACGCGCAGTACGCGGGTTTCACGCTGGTACTCGATACCCAGGACGTCAATGAAGGCAAGCGCTGGTTCGACAACCTCGCCGCGGGCGGGAATATCGAAATGGCCTGGCAGGAAACCTTCTGGGCGCACGGTTTCGGTAAAGTCACCGATAAATACGGCGTGCCGTGGATGATTAACGTCGTTAAGCAACACCAAACGTCGTAG
- the phnC gene encoding phosphonate ABC transporter ATP-binding protein: MQIVIRVEKLSKTFNHNKALHAVDLTVQQGEMVALLGPSGSGKSTLLRHLSGLITCDKTLESHVELLGNSVQRAGRLASDIRKSRAQTGYIFQQFNLVNRLTVLENVLIGALGSTPFWRTCLRWFSPSQKQEALQALTRVGMAHFAHQRVSTLSGGQQQRVAIARALMQKAQIILADEPIASLDPESARIVMETLHDINQNDGITVVVTLHQVDYALRYCERIVALRQGHVFFDGASHQFDNERFDHLYRSINRVEENAQAA, encoded by the coding sequence ATGCAAATCGTCATCCGCGTCGAGAAACTGAGCAAGACCTTCAATCACAATAAGGCTCTGCATGCCGTTGATCTGACCGTCCAGCAGGGCGAAATGGTGGCGCTGCTGGGGCCGTCCGGTTCAGGTAAATCCACCCTTCTGCGTCATTTAAGCGGCCTTATCACCTGCGATAAAACGCTGGAAAGCCACGTTGAGCTGCTGGGCAATAGCGTGCAGCGCGCGGGGCGTCTCGCCAGCGATATCCGCAAGAGCCGCGCCCAGACGGGCTACATCTTCCAGCAGTTCAACCTGGTGAACCGCCTGACGGTGCTGGAGAACGTGCTGATTGGTGCGCTCGGCAGCACCCCGTTCTGGCGCACCTGTCTGCGCTGGTTCTCCCCTTCGCAGAAGCAGGAAGCCTTACAGGCGCTGACCCGCGTCGGCATGGCGCACTTCGCCCACCAGCGCGTCTCCACCCTCTCCGGTGGACAACAGCAGCGCGTTGCCATTGCCCGTGCCCTGATGCAAAAAGCGCAAATCATTCTCGCTGACGAACCCATTGCCTCGCTGGACCCGGAGTCCGCCCGCATCGTGATGGAGACCCTGCACGACATTAACCAGAACGACGGCATCACCGTGGTGGTCACGCTGCATCAGGTGGATTACGCCCTGCGCTATTGCGAGCGCATTGTCGCCCTGCGTCAGGGACATGTGTTCTTTGATGGCGCGAGCCATCAGTTTGATAACGAACGTTTTGACCATCTCTACCGCAGCATTAACCGCGTCGAAGAGAACGCGCAGGCTGCTTAA
- the phnD gene encoding phosphonate ABC transporter substrate-binding protein, protein MSYKAVAALAFTSMFSLSTLFSPAYAEEQEKALNFGIISTESQQNLKPQWEPFLKDMETKLGIKVNAFFAPDYAGIIQGMRFNKVDIAWYGNLSAMEAVDRANGQVFAQTVAADGSPGYWSVLIVNKDSPINNLNDLLAKRKELTFGNGDPNSTSGYLVPGYYVFAKNNASASDFKRTVNASHETNALAVANKQVDVATNNTENLDKLKTSAPDKLKEIKVIWKSPLIPGDPIVWRKNLSESTKDKVYDFFMTYGKTPEEKAVLARLGWAPFRPSSDLQLVPIRQLALFKEMQGVKDNKGLKDEEKTSKVTTIQAQLEDLDRLTAALSAMTSVNKAVQ, encoded by the coding sequence ATGAGCTACAAAGCCGTTGCCGCGCTGGCCTTTACCAGCATGTTCAGCCTCAGCACCCTGTTTAGCCCAGCGTATGCGGAAGAGCAGGAAAAAGCGCTGAACTTCGGCATTATTTCGACGGAATCACAGCAGAACCTGAAGCCTCAGTGGGAACCGTTCCTGAAAGATATGGAAACCAAACTGGGGATCAAAGTTAACGCCTTCTTCGCCCCGGACTACGCGGGCATCATCCAGGGAATGCGCTTCAACAAAGTGGACATCGCCTGGTACGGCAACCTCTCCGCCATGGAGGCGGTGGACCGCGCGAACGGCCAGGTCTTTGCCCAGACCGTCGCGGCAGATGGCTCCCCGGGCTACTGGAGCGTGCTGATCGTGAACAAAGACAGCCCGATCAACAATCTCAACGACCTGCTCGCCAAACGCAAAGAGTTAACCTTCGGCAACGGCGATCCGAACTCCACCTCCGGTTACCTTGTCCCCGGCTACTACGTCTTCGCCAAAAACAACGCCTCCGCCAGCGACTTCAAACGCACGGTGAACGCCAGCCACGAAACTAACGCCCTGGCCGTGGCCAACAAGCAGGTGGACGTTGCCACCAACAACACCGAAAACCTCGACAAGCTGAAAACTTCCGCGCCGGACAAGCTGAAAGAGATCAAGGTCATCTGGAAATCGCCGCTGATCCCGGGCGACCCGATCGTGTGGCGTAAAAACCTGTCTGAAAGCACCAAGGACAAGGTGTACGACTTCTTTATGACCTATGGCAAAACGCCGGAAGAGAAAGCGGTCCTGGCGCGTCTGGGCTGGGCACCGTTCCGCCCGTCAAGCGACCTGCAGCTGGTCCCGATTCGCCAGCTGGCGCTGTTTAAAGAGATGCAGGGCGTGAAGGACAACAAAGGGCTGAAGGACGAGGAGAAGACCAGCAAAGTGACCACCATTCAGGCCCAGCTGGAAGACCTCGACCGCCTGACCGCCGCGTTGAGCGCCATGACCAGCGTGAATAAAGCGGTGCAGTAG